The Pseudomonas nunensis genome includes the window CAAACTGGTGACGTTCACCAGATTGCCCCGCGCAATCAACCGATACAGCAGCAGCGTCGCCAGCACCGACACCACCAATCCCATCCACAACACCGGCACGACAAAACCCGCGCTGTGTTCAAAATGGAATGGCTGGAACGGTACAAAGATCCCGCAGACCAGCAAACCGGCCAGGTACTGCACCGGCAGCGTGCCGAGTGGATTGTCGGTGATTTGCTTCTGCATGATCGAACCGAAGGTCATGCTCGCCAGCGCCAGCAGCCCGAACAGCATCCCGGCCAGCGACATCCCGGCCAAGCCGATGCCCTGGTAAACCACCATGATCAACCCGGCCAGCCCCAGCGCCAGGCCGAACATCCGGCTGAGCGAGCGCTGCCGTTCCATGATCACCACGGTGAGGATCGGCTGCACGCCCATGATCGTCGCCATGACGCCGGGCGTGACCTTCAGGTCCAGGGCCAGCAGATAGAAAATCTGATAAGCCCCCAGCAACACCACACCCGTGGCCATCGCATACAACATCGGCTTGCCGCCCTTGGGCAGTTTCAGCTTGAGCAACGGCACCAGCAGCACCAACCCGCACAGGGCAATGACAAAGCGAAACAGCAGAAAGGCAAAGGGTGACGCATGGGCCAGGCCCCATTTGGAGAAGATCGCCCCGCTGCTCCACAGCAGGACGAACAGGCTCGTGGACGCCGCC containing:
- a CDS encoding DMT family transporter → MFVLSKKSALAAASTSLFVLLWSSGAIFSKWGLAHASPFAFLLFRFVIALCGLVLLVPLLKLKLPKGGKPMLYAMATGVVLLGAYQIFYLLALDLKVTPGVMATIMGVQPILTVVIMERQRSLSRMFGLALGLAGLIMVVYQGIGLAGMSLAGMLFGLLALASMTFGSIMQKQITDNPLGTLPVQYLAGLLVCGIFVPFQPFHFEHSAGFVVPVLWMGLVVSVLATLLLYRLIARGNLVNVTSLFYLVPAVTAVMDYLIFGNRLALLSVLGMLLIIVGLVFVFRKTA